The Tenacibaculum jejuense genome includes a window with the following:
- a CDS encoding adenosylcobinamide-GDP ribazoletransferase produces the protein MKKQIHYFLTAVLFFTRIPCPKWVDHSSEALNKSSRYFSLVGILVGSIAAAVYYASSFIFSSEISLVLSMVSSIWTTGAFHEDGFADTCDGFGGGWTKEKILTIMKDSRLGTFGVIGLLSILSLKFLSLKELSGQVNIPLVLISGHAVSRFIATILLYTHEYVRDFDSSKVKPTTKQMSIISLVISAIFGVLPLFFFQKPIVFISIFPLLVAYLYMGNFFKKWIGGQTGDCAGALQQVAEVVFYISLIAIWKLL, from the coding sequence ATGAAAAAACAAATCCATTATTTTTTAACTGCTGTATTATTCTTTACAAGAATTCCGTGTCCGAAATGGGTAGATCATTCTTCTGAAGCTTTAAATAAAAGTAGTCGTTATTTTTCATTGGTTGGAATTCTAGTTGGTAGTATTGCTGCCGCTGTTTATTACGCAAGTTCTTTTATTTTCTCTTCTGAAATTTCTTTGGTTTTAAGTATGGTAAGTTCTATTTGGACTACAGGTGCTTTTCATGAAGATGGTTTTGCTGATACTTGTGATGGATTTGGTGGCGGATGGACTAAAGAAAAGATTCTTACCATAATGAAAGATTCTCGCTTAGGAACTTTCGGAGTTATTGGTTTACTCAGTATTTTAAGTTTAAAATTCTTGAGTTTAAAGGAACTTTCAGGTCAAGTTAATATTCCGTTAGTTTTAATTTCTGGTCATGCAGTCAGTCGTTTTATAGCAACTATTTTATTGTATACTCACGAATATGTGAGAGATTTTGATAGCTCTAAAGTAAAACCAACTACAAAACAAATGAGTATAATATCACTAGTTATCTCAGCTATTTTTGGTGTACTACCATTATTCTTTTTTCAAAAACCAATTGTATTTATTAGCATTTTTCCTTTGTTAGTTGCTTATTTATATATGGGGAATTTCTTTAAAAAATGGATTGGTGGTCAAACTGGTGATTGCGCTGGTGCTTTACAGCAAGTTGCTGAAGTTGTTTTTTATATTTCTTTAATTGCCATATGGAAATTATTATAG
- the cobC gene encoding alpha-ribazole phosphatase, with the protein MEIIIVRHTTPNIEKGICYGQADIDVTSTFSEELQPILKELKSIDFDHIYASPLQRCKKLAEKISTNITFDNRLKELDFGDWELKKWDDIPAEEINPWMENFVEVPVTNGESYIDLNNRVVNFLQEIEKSNTKNIVIVTHAGVMRCIWAHYNTIPLDKTFELKLTYGQILKISTDKLND; encoded by the coding sequence ATGGAAATTATTATAGTACGACATACGACTCCAAACATAGAAAAAGGAATTTGTTACGGACAAGCAGACATTGATGTTACTTCAACTTTTTCTGAAGAATTACAACCTATTTTGAAAGAATTAAAATCAATTGATTTTGATCATATATATGCTAGTCCGTTACAGCGTTGTAAAAAACTAGCTGAAAAAATTAGTACAAATATTACTTTCGATAATCGATTGAAAGAATTAGATTTTGGTGATTGGGAATTGAAAAAATGGGATGATATTCCAGCTGAAGAAATTAATCCTTGGATGGAAAATTTTGTTGAAGTTCCTGTAACTAATGGAGAATCATACATCGACTTGAATAATCGTGTTGTGAATTTCTTACAAGAAATAGAAAAATCAAACACTAAAAATATTGTTATTGTAACTCATGCTGGAGTTATGCGTTGTATTTGGGCACATTACAATACTATTCCGTTAGATAAAACTTTTGAATTGAAATTGACTTATGGTCAAATCTTAAAAATATCAACCGATAAACTCAATGATTAA